The following proteins are encoded in a genomic region of Bicyclus anynana chromosome 12, ilBicAnyn1.1, whole genome shotgun sequence:
- the LOC112043458 gene encoding terpene synthase, protein MRNMEENTNSELKFEKEILAPYTYLLQIKGKKVRVKIADAFNHWLKLSDEKLREIVDTVDMVHIASLLFDDIQDSTKLRRGIPAAHRVYGIPLTLNTSMHVLFLVMKRLVELHPEAADIYATEFLDALRGQGADLYWRENFRCPTVQEYNKMAQQKTGRMFTLGLRLCQLFSDYKADLCPLALQLGLYFQIRDDYCNLKQQEALEEWPSEDDKQAVTEDSYCEDLTEGKFSLSIIHAMGTPEGEEVLNILRQRTEDIELKKYCVALLEKSGSLAYVRSVLEDLNRTTRAEVARLGGNPQMEAVLDEMESWKD, encoded by the exons GAGATCCTtgcaccatatacctatctactTCAAATAAAAGGAAAGAAGGTACGAGTGAAGATAGCTGACGCCTTCAACCACTGGCTGAAGTTGAGCGATGAAAAGCTTCGCGAGATTGTTGATACAGTGGACATGGTTCATATTGCGTCCCTGCT GTTCGACGATATTCAAGACAGCACGAAGCTGAGAAGGGGCATACCGGCAGCACATCGTGTGTATGGAATACCGCTCACACTTAACACATCGATGCATGTGCTGTTCTTGGTGATGAAGAGACTTGTGGAGTTACACCCTGAG gCAGCAGATATATATGCGACAGAATTCCTGGATGCACTGCGCGGCCAAGGTGCAGATTTGTATTGGCGGGAAAACTTCCGGTGTCCCACTGTTCAGGAGTATAACAAAATGGCCCAACAGA aaactgGACGCATGTTCACACTGGGCTTGCGTCTGTGCCAGCTGTTCAGTgattataaagctgatttgTGCCCATTGGCTCTTCAGCTCGGCCTCTACTTCCAGATCAGAGATGACTACTGCAACCTGAAGCAGCAAGAG GCTCTTGAAGAATGGCCGAGTGAAGATGACAAACAG GCAGTAACGGAGGACTCCTACTGTGAGGACCTGACAGAGGGCAAGTTTAGTTTGTCGATCATACACGCGATGGGCACGCCAGAGGGAGAAGAGGTCTTGA ATATTCTGCGACAAAGAACTGAAGACATCGAGCTGAAGAAGTACTGCGTGGCTCTGTTGGAGAAGTCGGGCAGTCTGGCGTATGTGCGTAGTGTTCTGGAGGACCTTAACAGAACTACTAGAGCTGAG GTGGCTCGTCTCGGTGGGAATCCGCAAATGGAGGCAGTGCTAGACGAGATGGAGTCTTGGAAAGATTGA
- the LOC112043459 gene encoding terpene synthase-like, with protein sequence MQNKTTNSERKMEKELLAPYTHLLRVRGKQLRVKIALAFNYWLRVRDDKLRHIVDTVNMLHNGTLLIDDIQDNSTVRRGLPSAHCVFGVPLTVNTSLHVMFLVLQRMLESGLKATEIFSDDFLEVIRGQGIDIYWRDNFICPTEEEYKDMLMQKTGHMFSLAVRLCQQFSQYEHDLSKLALHMGLYFQIRDDYCNLTQQEALEEWPGFEDKQARKDASFCEDITEGKFSLPVIHAMNSPEKGEILNILRQRTHDVEMKKYCVSLLDRAGSLTYTHNMLVDLDRTARDEVARLGGNPDMEAVLDDLMSWKH encoded by the exons ATGCAGAACAAAACTACTAACAGTGAACGAAAAATGGAAAAA GAGTTACTGGCTCCGTACACGCATCTACTGCGCGTGCGCGGCAAACAACTGCGCGTCAAGATCGCCCTCGCCTTCAACTACTGGCTGCGTGTGCGCGACGACAAGCTGCGGCACATCGTCGACACTGTCAACATGCTGCACAACGGCACCTTGCT GATTGACGACATTCAAGACAACTCCACAGTGCGGCGTGGTCTGCCGTCAGCGCACTGTGTGTTCGGAGTGCCGCTCACCGTCAACACGTCGCTCCATGTCATGTTCCTCGTGCTGCAGCGAATGTTGGAGTCAGGCCTTAAG GCGACAGAAATATTCTCCGACGATTTCCTTGAAGTAATTCGTGGCCAGGGGATTGATATTTATTGGCGGGACAACTTTATCTGTCCGACGGAAGAGGAATACAAAGATATGCTCATGCAGA AAACGGGCCACATGTTCTCGTTAGCAGTACGCCTGTGCCAACAGTTCAGCCAATACGAGCACGACTTGAGCAAGCTGGCGCTTCACATGGGGCTCTACTTCCAGATCAGGGACGATTACTGCAACCTGACGCAGCAGGAG GCTCTAGAAGAGTGGCCGGGATTCGAAGATAAAcag GCACGAAAAGACGCCAGTTTTTGCGAAGACATTACGGAGGGCAAGTTCAGTTTGCCTGTCATACATGCGATGAATTCGCCGGAAAAAGGGGAGATTTTGA ATATTCTCCGGCAAAGGACCCACGATGTCGAGATGAAAAAGTATTGCGTGTCTCTACTGGACAGAGCCGGGAGTTTGACGTACACACACAACATGCTGGTAGACCTGGACCGAACGGCTAGGGATGAG gTGGCTCGTCTTGGTGGTAACCCTGACATGGAGGCGGTGCTGGATGATCTTATGTCTTGGAAACATTAG
- the LOC112043501 gene encoding terpene synthase-like, with product MALNIVDEKLHLEKTILAPYTYLLQIKGKQLRLKISRAFNHWLKLSDDKLNEVLDTARALHTATLLFDDIQDDAKLRRGLPAAHRVYGANLTFNTSMHVLFLVLNRFMEIHPKAAKIYAEDFLEALRGQSWELYWRDNVVCPTEEEYKTMLRKKTGRMFTLPVRVCQLFSNFKTDVTDLAELLGYYFQLRDDYCNLSQQDALEEWPGEEDIQADRVSSYCEDITEGRFNLPVIHAINTPVGPEVLNIIRQRTEDISLKKYCLSLLEKAGSLQYTRNLLAELDRSARAEIARLGGNPPLEAALDEMLSWKD from the exons ATGGCTTTGAATATTGTCGACGAAAAGTTACATTTAGAAAAg ACGATCCTTGCCCCATACACCTACCTCCTGCAAATCAAGGGTAAGCAGTTACGTCTGAAGATCTCTCGCGCCTTCAACCACTGGCTGAAGCTAAGCGATGATAAATTGAATGAGGTGCTAGATACTGCGAGAGCGCTCCATACTGCAACCCTGCT GTTCGATGATATCCAAGACGATGCGAAGTTGCGGCGCGGACTGCCAGCTGCACATCGTGTATACGGCGCGAATCTCACATTCAACACATCAATGCACGTCCTCTTCCTAGTCCTTAACAGATTTATGGAAATACATCCTAAG GCAGCAAAAATATACGCTGAAGACTTCCTGGAGGCACTCCGCGGACAAAGCTGGGAGTTGTATTGGCGGGACAACGTCGTGTGCCCCACTGAGGAGGAGTACAAAACTATGCTCAGAAAGA AGACCGGGAGAATGTTCACTTTACCAGTGAGAGTGTGTCAATTGTTCAGCAATTTTAAAACCGATGTGACCGATTTAGCGGAGTTGCTCGGGTATTACTTCCAGCTTAGGGACGACTACTGCAATTTGAGCCAACAGGAC GCGTTAGAAGAATGGCCAGGAGAAGAAGACATAcag GCAGACAGGGTTTCCAGCTACTGTGAAGATATAACGGAGGGCAGATTCAATTTGCCGGTCATACACGCAATCAACACGCCAGTCGGGCCAGAGGTTTTGA ACATAATTCGCCAAAGAACCGAAGATATTTCGCTGAAGAAGTACTGCCTGTCACTGCTGGAGAAGGCGGGCAGCTTGCAGTACACGCGCAACTTGCTTGCCGAACTCGACCGATCTGCAAGAGCTGAG ATCGCTCGTCTTGGTGGCAACCCGCCCTTGGAGGCTGCACTTGATGAAATGCTAAGTTGGAAggattaa